The following coding sequences lie in one Chelmon rostratus isolate fCheRos1 chromosome 2, fCheRos1.pri, whole genome shotgun sequence genomic window:
- the LOC121611892 gene encoding inter-alpha-trypsin inhibitor heavy chain H3-like isoform X1 — protein MLEERLLCFPGMAAVWRVMLLLVCICIWLPAQAQGALVVSRRDPLIQQSYNVVFQETKEAMGTRSMKKRSTNSASMVEVYSVTVDCAVASRFAHTVMTSKALNKANTSQEISFEVELPKTAFISNFSMEIDGQVYVGEVKEKEKAKKEYEKAVSSGQTAGLVKASGRKMEKFSVSVNIGAKSNVTFILTYEELLQRKLGQYEILTRVKPQQPVQEFQIVANIYEPQGIAFVEATATFLTNDLLSLVDKTVSDTKAHISFSPTVEQQRKCPSCEGTIIEGDFIINYDVKREQSLGEVQIVNGYFVHFFAPPDLPRVPKNVVFVIDRSGSMSGRKIKQTRDALEAILRDLHKEDHFALILFDDAITTWRDSLTKATEENVSEAIAYVRELMDNGATNINDAVLRAVSMLVEERESHNLPERSADMIILLTDGMPNHGESNLQTIQKNVHAAIKERMSMFCLGFGNDVDYSFLDVMSRQNKGLARRIFEGSDAALQLQGFYEEVSSPLLLEVDLRYPDNAVDFLTKNHYSQLFNGSEIVVSGQLTDNDPDNFLVEVFGKGTEKDFWAQGKARVVNLDVIYPEQEYIFGDFSERLWAYLTIQQLLENSDIGTQQERDTKTAKALEMSLRYSFVTPLTSMVVTKPETEDRPGSSLIADKLTEKQRQEAERHGDQRHRAQGHRGSWSKASSSRSQSNVDGDPHFMIELPERDNALCFNINDKPGTIFNLVRDPKSGFVVNGQIIGKKKVVQDGITNTYFGRLGIVHQKLGLRLEVSTEDISVFYDGKQVKLLWSDAASIKETNMDLSLTKNCSLTVTLRHSVKFMVIRHTKVWKRRRDHQEYLGFYTLDSHHLSDSVHGLLGQFYHGVRFEVTDLRPGEVQESLDATMYVKGQTLNVTRHWQKDFSSHVTNGENIPCWFVNNDGTGLIDGRASDYIVSGLFKTAF, from the exons ATGCTGGAGGAGAGGCTCCTCTGTTTCCCAGGCATGGCAGCAGTGTGGAGAGTCATGCTGCTGTTGGTCTGCATCTGCATTTGGCTTCCAGCTCAGGCCCAGGGAGCTCTGGTCGTTTCCCGCAGAGATCCTCTGATACAG CAGTCATACAACGTTGTCTTCCAGGAGACCAAAGAGGCTATGGGCACAAGGTCAATGAAG AAAAGAAGCACAAACTCTGCGAGT ATGGTGGAGGTGTACAGCGTGACAGTGGACTGCGCTGTGGCGTCTCGTTTCGCCCACACCGTCATGACCTCCAAGGCTCTGAACAAAGCCAACACCTCCCAGGAAATCTCCTTCGAAGTGGAGCTCCCCAAGACCGCCTTCATCAGCAACTTCAGCAT GGAGATTGACGGACAGGTGTATGTCGGGgaggtgaaggagaaagagaaagccaAGAAAGAGTATGAGAAGGCCGTTTCCTCTGGACAGACTGCCGGACTGGTCAA GGCCTCtggaagaaagatggagaagtTTTCAGTGTCCGTCAACATTGGAGCCAAAAGTAACGTAACTTTCATTCTGACCTACGAGGAGCTCCTTCAGAGGAAACTGGGCCAGTATGAGATTCTGACCCGAGTTAAACCCCAGCAGCCGGTGCAGGAGTTTCAG aTTGTGGCAAACATCTATGAGCCCCAAGGCATTGCTTTTGTTGAGGCCACTGCAACTTTCCTCACCAATGACCTGCTCTCCCTGGTGGACAAGACCGTCTCAGACACAAAG GCACACATCTCTTTCTCACCAacagtggagcagcagaggaaatgtcCAAGTTGTGAAGGCACCATAATTGAGGGAGATTTCATCATCAATTATGATGTGAAGCGAGAACAGAGCCTCGGGGAAGTTCAG attGTGAACGGATACTTTGTGCACTTCTTTGCTCCACCTGACCTGCCCAGAGTCCCAAAGAATGTGGTGTTTGTGATTGACAGGAGCGGATCAATGAGTGGAAGAAAGATTAAACAG ACCCGGGATGCATTGGAAGCCATTCTGAGAGACCTCCACAAGGAGGACCACTTTGCTCTCATCCTGTTTGATGATGCCATTACCACCTGGAGGGACTCTCTTACCAAAGCTACAGAGGAAAATGTGTCTGAAGCCATTGCCTATGTCAGGGAACTAATGGACAATGGAG CCACCAATATTAATGACGCTGTGCTGAGGGCAGTGAGCATGCTGGTGGAAGAGAGAGAATCTCACAACCTTCCAGAGAGGAGTGCAGATATGATTATTTTACTGACTGATGGGATGCCAAACCATG gaGAGTCTAACCTCCAGACCATCCAGAAGAATGTCCATGCTGCCATCAAAGAGAGGATGTCTATGTTCTGTCTTGGATTCGGAAATGATGTGGACTACTCCTTCCTTGATGTGATgagcagacaaaacaaagggCTGGCCCGCAGAATCTTTGAGGGTTCAGATGCAGCACTTCAGCTTCAG GGTTTCTATGAGGAGGTGTCCAGCCCTCTGCTCTTGGAGGTGGATCTGCGTTACCCTGACAATGCAGTGGACTTCCTGACCAAAAACCACTATAGCCAGTTGTTTAATGGCTCAGAGATCGTGGTGTCTGGACAGCTGACGGACAATGACCCTGATAACTTCTTGGTGGAAGTCTTCGGCAAAGGG ACTGAAAAGGACTTCTGGGCGCAGGGAAAGGCTCGTGTGGTAAACTTAGACGTGATCTACCCAGAGCAGGAGTACATCTTTGGGGATTTCTCAGAGCGTCTGTGGGCCTACCTCACCATCCAGCAGCTACTGGAGAACAG TGACATTGGCActcagcaggagagagacactAAGACAGCCAAAGCCCTGGAAATGTCATTGCGATACAGCTTCGTCACCCCCCTCACCTCCATGGTGGTCACCAAGCCTGAAACTGAGGACAGACCAGGCAGCTCTCTCATCGCTGATAAGCTTACTGAGA AACAGcgacaggaagcagagagacatgGCG ACCAGCGACACAGAGCACAGGGACACAGAG gttcCTGGTCCAAAGCTTCCAGTTCCCGCAGTCAATCAAACG TGGACGGAGATCCTCATTTCATGATAGAGCTGCCAGAGAGAGACAACGCTCTGTGCTTCAACATCAACGACAAACCAGGCACCATTTTCAACCTGGTCAGAGACCCAAAATCAG GCTTTGTGGTGAATGGCCAAATTATTGGCAAGAAGAAAGTTGTTCAGGATGGTATCACCAACACTTACTTTGGCCGTCTTGGTATCGTCCATCAGAAGCTGGGGCTGAGGCTGGAGGTGAGCACTGAGGACATCTCAGTCTTCTATGATGGCAAGCAGGTCAAGCTGCTGTGGTCTGATGCAGCTTCTATCAAAGAAACCAA TATGGATCTCAGCCTGACTAAGAACTGCAgcctgacagtgacactgaggCACTCCGTTAAATTTATGGtcatcagacacacaaaggTTTGGAAGAGACGTCGGGACCATCAAGAGTACCTGGGTTTCTACACCCTGGACAGCCACCACCTGTCTGATTCAGTTCACGGTCTGCTAG GTCAGTTCTACCACGGGGTTCGGTTTGAGGTGACAGACCTGCGTCCAGGTGAGGTCCAGGAGAGCTTAGACGCCACCATGTATGTGAAGGGACAAACGCTCAACGTGACCAG ACACTGGCAGAAGGACTTCAGCAGCCATGTGACGAACGGGGAAAATATTCCCTGCTGGTTTGTTAACAATGATGGAACAGGCCTCATCGATGGGAGAGCCTCAGACTACATTGTGTCAGGGCTTTTCAAGACTGCTTTTTGA
- the LOC121611892 gene encoding inter-alpha-trypsin inhibitor heavy chain H3-like isoform X2 — protein sequence MLEERLLCFPGMAAVWRVMLLLVCICIWLPAQAQGALVVSRRDPLIQETKEAMGTRSMKKRSTNSASMVEVYSVTVDCAVASRFAHTVMTSKALNKANTSQEISFEVELPKTAFISNFSMEIDGQVYVGEVKEKEKAKKEYEKAVSSGQTAGLVKASGRKMEKFSVSVNIGAKSNVTFILTYEELLQRKLGQYEILTRVKPQQPVQEFQIVANIYEPQGIAFVEATATFLTNDLLSLVDKTVSDTKAHISFSPTVEQQRKCPSCEGTIIEGDFIINYDVKREQSLGEVQIVNGYFVHFFAPPDLPRVPKNVVFVIDRSGSMSGRKIKQTRDALEAILRDLHKEDHFALILFDDAITTWRDSLTKATEENVSEAIAYVRELMDNGATNINDAVLRAVSMLVEERESHNLPERSADMIILLTDGMPNHGESNLQTIQKNVHAAIKERMSMFCLGFGNDVDYSFLDVMSRQNKGLARRIFEGSDAALQLQGFYEEVSSPLLLEVDLRYPDNAVDFLTKNHYSQLFNGSEIVVSGQLTDNDPDNFLVEVFGKGTEKDFWAQGKARVVNLDVIYPEQEYIFGDFSERLWAYLTIQQLLENSDIGTQQERDTKTAKALEMSLRYSFVTPLTSMVVTKPETEDRPGSSLIADKLTEKQRQEAERHGDQRHRAQGHRGSWSKASSSRSQSNVDGDPHFMIELPERDNALCFNINDKPGTIFNLVRDPKSGFVVNGQIIGKKKVVQDGITNTYFGRLGIVHQKLGLRLEVSTEDISVFYDGKQVKLLWSDAASIKETNMDLSLTKNCSLTVTLRHSVKFMVIRHTKVWKRRRDHQEYLGFYTLDSHHLSDSVHGLLGQFYHGVRFEVTDLRPGEVQESLDATMYVKGQTLNVTRHWQKDFSSHVTNGENIPCWFVNNDGTGLIDGRASDYIVSGLFKTAF from the exons ATGCTGGAGGAGAGGCTCCTCTGTTTCCCAGGCATGGCAGCAGTGTGGAGAGTCATGCTGCTGTTGGTCTGCATCTGCATTTGGCTTCCAGCTCAGGCCCAGGGAGCTCTGGTCGTTTCCCGCAGAGATCCTCTGATACAG GAGACCAAAGAGGCTATGGGCACAAGGTCAATGAAG AAAAGAAGCACAAACTCTGCGAGT ATGGTGGAGGTGTACAGCGTGACAGTGGACTGCGCTGTGGCGTCTCGTTTCGCCCACACCGTCATGACCTCCAAGGCTCTGAACAAAGCCAACACCTCCCAGGAAATCTCCTTCGAAGTGGAGCTCCCCAAGACCGCCTTCATCAGCAACTTCAGCAT GGAGATTGACGGACAGGTGTATGTCGGGgaggtgaaggagaaagagaaagccaAGAAAGAGTATGAGAAGGCCGTTTCCTCTGGACAGACTGCCGGACTGGTCAA GGCCTCtggaagaaagatggagaagtTTTCAGTGTCCGTCAACATTGGAGCCAAAAGTAACGTAACTTTCATTCTGACCTACGAGGAGCTCCTTCAGAGGAAACTGGGCCAGTATGAGATTCTGACCCGAGTTAAACCCCAGCAGCCGGTGCAGGAGTTTCAG aTTGTGGCAAACATCTATGAGCCCCAAGGCATTGCTTTTGTTGAGGCCACTGCAACTTTCCTCACCAATGACCTGCTCTCCCTGGTGGACAAGACCGTCTCAGACACAAAG GCACACATCTCTTTCTCACCAacagtggagcagcagaggaaatgtcCAAGTTGTGAAGGCACCATAATTGAGGGAGATTTCATCATCAATTATGATGTGAAGCGAGAACAGAGCCTCGGGGAAGTTCAG attGTGAACGGATACTTTGTGCACTTCTTTGCTCCACCTGACCTGCCCAGAGTCCCAAAGAATGTGGTGTTTGTGATTGACAGGAGCGGATCAATGAGTGGAAGAAAGATTAAACAG ACCCGGGATGCATTGGAAGCCATTCTGAGAGACCTCCACAAGGAGGACCACTTTGCTCTCATCCTGTTTGATGATGCCATTACCACCTGGAGGGACTCTCTTACCAAAGCTACAGAGGAAAATGTGTCTGAAGCCATTGCCTATGTCAGGGAACTAATGGACAATGGAG CCACCAATATTAATGACGCTGTGCTGAGGGCAGTGAGCATGCTGGTGGAAGAGAGAGAATCTCACAACCTTCCAGAGAGGAGTGCAGATATGATTATTTTACTGACTGATGGGATGCCAAACCATG gaGAGTCTAACCTCCAGACCATCCAGAAGAATGTCCATGCTGCCATCAAAGAGAGGATGTCTATGTTCTGTCTTGGATTCGGAAATGATGTGGACTACTCCTTCCTTGATGTGATgagcagacaaaacaaagggCTGGCCCGCAGAATCTTTGAGGGTTCAGATGCAGCACTTCAGCTTCAG GGTTTCTATGAGGAGGTGTCCAGCCCTCTGCTCTTGGAGGTGGATCTGCGTTACCCTGACAATGCAGTGGACTTCCTGACCAAAAACCACTATAGCCAGTTGTTTAATGGCTCAGAGATCGTGGTGTCTGGACAGCTGACGGACAATGACCCTGATAACTTCTTGGTGGAAGTCTTCGGCAAAGGG ACTGAAAAGGACTTCTGGGCGCAGGGAAAGGCTCGTGTGGTAAACTTAGACGTGATCTACCCAGAGCAGGAGTACATCTTTGGGGATTTCTCAGAGCGTCTGTGGGCCTACCTCACCATCCAGCAGCTACTGGAGAACAG TGACATTGGCActcagcaggagagagacactAAGACAGCCAAAGCCCTGGAAATGTCATTGCGATACAGCTTCGTCACCCCCCTCACCTCCATGGTGGTCACCAAGCCTGAAACTGAGGACAGACCAGGCAGCTCTCTCATCGCTGATAAGCTTACTGAGA AACAGcgacaggaagcagagagacatgGCG ACCAGCGACACAGAGCACAGGGACACAGAG gttcCTGGTCCAAAGCTTCCAGTTCCCGCAGTCAATCAAACG TGGACGGAGATCCTCATTTCATGATAGAGCTGCCAGAGAGAGACAACGCTCTGTGCTTCAACATCAACGACAAACCAGGCACCATTTTCAACCTGGTCAGAGACCCAAAATCAG GCTTTGTGGTGAATGGCCAAATTATTGGCAAGAAGAAAGTTGTTCAGGATGGTATCACCAACACTTACTTTGGCCGTCTTGGTATCGTCCATCAGAAGCTGGGGCTGAGGCTGGAGGTGAGCACTGAGGACATCTCAGTCTTCTATGATGGCAAGCAGGTCAAGCTGCTGTGGTCTGATGCAGCTTCTATCAAAGAAACCAA TATGGATCTCAGCCTGACTAAGAACTGCAgcctgacagtgacactgaggCACTCCGTTAAATTTATGGtcatcagacacacaaaggTTTGGAAGAGACGTCGGGACCATCAAGAGTACCTGGGTTTCTACACCCTGGACAGCCACCACCTGTCTGATTCAGTTCACGGTCTGCTAG GTCAGTTCTACCACGGGGTTCGGTTTGAGGTGACAGACCTGCGTCCAGGTGAGGTCCAGGAGAGCTTAGACGCCACCATGTATGTGAAGGGACAAACGCTCAACGTGACCAG ACACTGGCAGAAGGACTTCAGCAGCCATGTGACGAACGGGGAAAATATTCCCTGCTGGTTTGTTAACAATGATGGAACAGGCCTCATCGATGGGAGAGCCTCAGACTACATTGTGTCAGGGCTTTTCAAGACTGCTTTTTGA